The Oncorhynchus mykiss isolate Arlee chromosome 10, USDA_OmykA_1.1, whole genome shotgun sequence nucleotide sequence actgtagaattccattcattcctatggaggactgctcctactggggagtaccaatatggccgaccgaTGGATTCAtaagcctctcattggccaatacaccatcagcaatccagggtttaaaaACGCCATTGGCTTTGACCGATCAGCCATGGCTAACTCATTACATTCTATGCCCAATAATAAACGGATTAAGGATTGCTAGATGAGCTAGAGTAGATGTATATAGACAAAAATATTTGATGTAACTATAAAATTAAAATATTCATGATATAGTTGTAGTACAAAGAGATTGTTCAGAACAAAAAAAATTCAGATTCACTAATGATTATAGTGTGTAATTGCTGACTGGGCACTCTTTGTCCATTTGACACCAATCCAAACCAAAAATGGTGGATAGATGATAGTTCACTCAGACTgtttaccattttaaaaacattttcacttCCAGTCTTCTTAATGGGGTGCGTCTCCCATAGATGACCAATGCAATAGGATCTGGGTCTGGTCTACTAAGCTCATTGGCTATCACTGAACCAGGAAAAAAAAGAACGAATGGGGTGTCTCGCTACCTTttccatctacagtgcattcagaaagtattcagaccccttaactttttccacattttgtgacgttacagaCGTATTCttaaattgataaaaaaaaaaaaatacaaatcctcatcagtctacacacaataccccataatgacatcacaataccccataatgacaccacaataccccataatgacatcacaataccccataatgacaccacaataccccataatgacatcacaataccccataatgacatcacaataccccataatgacatcacaatacccccataacgacatcacaataccccataatgacatcacaataccccataatgacatcacaataccccataatgacatcacaataccccataatgacatcacaataccccataatgccatcacaataccccataatgacatcacaataccccataatgacatcacaatacccccataatgacatcacaatacccccataatgacatcacaatacccccataatgacgaagaaaatgtattacaatttaaaaaatgaaataccttatttacataagtattcagaccctttgctgtgagacttgaaattgagctcaggtgcatcctgttgtcATGATCATTTTCAATCGCATTGATAATAACAATCAATCAATAGCTTTGACCAAtccccgaggtttgtaagaccatgggtttaataataattagtcaaagactcagcttatgcaaaaGGCTAGTACAGTTTATTCAGAGGACGTTCTATAGTCAAGAATACAAAAACATCCATTTTATAGctgcgcacatacttccacacaaacagtaggtatcctacgcacatacttccacgcaaacagtagatatcctgcgcacatacttccacacaaacagtaggtatcctgcgcacatacatacacacaaacagtagatatcctacgcacatacttccacacaaacagtaggtatcctgcgcacatacatacacacaaacagtaggtgagtTTTATCCTTCTCCACAGGTCGCACCACTGtgtatcactacccagccgacagttccattcccccgagattagggaaaccttgagaagtactccctgtcctctcccaagTCTCTCAGAGGCCTAGCTGACCTGAGACCTTGAGAAgtactccctgtcctctcccaagTCTCTCAGAGGCCTAGCTGACCTGAGACCTTGAGAAgtactccctgtcctctcccaagTCTCTCAGAGGCCTAGCTGACCTGAGACCTTGAGAAgtactccctgtcctctcccaagTCTCTCAGAGGCCTAGCTGACCTGAGACCTTGAGAAgtactccctgtcctctcccaagTCTCTCAGAGGCCTAGCCAAGTCGGTCCAGTCACAGTTGTAATTCTTCTTCGTTATTAtactaggcacacacacacaggttcacaTCCTAAACTACGCCTTGCTCAGACATTCTGTGTTTTTCCACTATACCTTGTTTAaacctaattctgactaaaactacacacatcatcagattataattttatgattctaatcaatttcatacagtTATAAGGTTTCAGAGTGGAATTATTTTATCATTATATTTCAACATATACATTATTTTAtcacctgtttccattgattatataaggtcccacagttgacagtgcatgtcagagcaaaaaccaagccatgaggtcgaaggaagctccgagacaggattgtgtcgaggcacagatctggggaagggtcgaAAAAAAcacctgcagcattgaaggtccccaagaacacagtggcctccatcattcttaaatggaagaagtttggaaccaccaagactcttcctagagctggccgcccggtcaaattgagcaatctggggagaagggccttggtcagggaggtgaccaataacccgatgatgactctgacagagctccagagttcctctgtgaagatgggagaaccttccagaagaacaaccctctctacagcactccaccaatcaggcctttatggtagagtggccagacggaagccacttctcagtaaaaggcacatgacagcccgcttggagtgtGCCAAAAAGCACCTCAAGACTcccaggccatgagaaacaagtttctctggtctgatgaaaccaagattgaactctttggcctgaatgccaagcatcacatctggaggaaacctggcaccatccctactgtgaagcatggtgaagcatggcagggactgggagactagtcaggatcgagggaaagatgaacggagcaaagtacagagagattcttgatggaaacctgctcccgagtgctcaggacctcagactggggcgaaggttcaccttccaacaggacaacgaccctaagcactcaGCCAAGACAATGgtggagtggcttctggacaagtctctgaatgtccttgagtggcccagccagagccaggacttgaacaagaacgaacatctctggagagacctgataaagctgtgcagcgacaatccccatccaacctgacagagcttgagaggatctgcagagaagaatggtagaaacttcccaaatacaggtgtgccaagcttgtagtgtcatacccaagaagacttaaggctgtaattgctaccaaaggtgcttcaacaaagtactgagtaaagggtctgaatacttatgtaaatgtggtatttcattttatttatttttatacatttgtaaaaaaaaatctaaaacctgttttttgttttgtcattatggggtattgggggggagaaaacaatttaatctattttagaaaaaggctgtaacgtaagaaaatgtagaaaaagtcaattggtctgaatactttccgaatgtccAAACCACTGAGCTACAAAACCACTAAACAGATGGTTTGTAAATCTGTGGTGTAACAGAAGAGTTACTGTCTGTCCTTTTGTGTTTTGATTCTGAGTCTTTACCTGACAAAGGAATGTAAGGATATATCAGTTATCCCGTAAGAGCTTTTGTTCCAAACCCACTACAGTGTTTCAGGTGTCAAGCGTATGTTTATCTTGCATCTGTGTGTAGGAAGGAGATTCGTAGATATGAGGAGTGTGCAGGGGGGCATGGAACAAATTAATGTGTAGTTTCAGCAAAAacaattgaacctttatttaactaggcaagtcagttaagaacaaattcatattcatattttcaatgatagcctaggaacagtgggttcaactgcctgttcaggggcagaattacaatTTTTTAACCTTTTCAGCTCAGTGGATTTGATATTTTAGCCTTCTGGTTAttagaccaacgctctaaccactacgctacctgccgccccaaataagTGGTATGAGTTCACTGCCAatgttgctggggatcagaaGTATAAATAGTAGACATACGAATTAAATATGCTTCAGTAAGGATGGCTTTTTAGCGTTCATTGCCATGGTTATCGTCTGTACCGCAGAAATGGAATGTAAAGCATAGAAAATAGGtgatgtggtggcagctgcagagaggtacTTGGGTGTACAAGATTTTACTGCAGAGGAGTTACAGGGAGTGTTGAATGGTACTGTCCTTTCCTCCCAGGCTGTTGGCCTGGTGTagagggtcaaagtagtggaatggggtggtgggttttattgtgtattgtatttttTAATAAGTGAAGGGTTATCCCCATACtgtttgtatttatttacttttctgctcttttgcacaccagtatctctacctgtacatgaccatctgatcatttatcacttcagtgttaatctgcaaaattgtaattatttgcctacctcctcatgccttttgcacacaatgtatatagactctcttttttttctactgtgttattgacttgttaattgtttactccatgtgtaactctgtgttgtctgttcacactgctatgccttatcttggccaggtcgcagttgtaaatgagaacttgttctcaactagcctacctggttaaataaaggtgaaataatatttaattttttttttaaatggcaggttaatttgatttacactccagtccagttggtggcggtaattcACCttttggttgccaaccgccattttttttttatacagaaGAAGACATTCGTATATCTGCACGGATGTAAGCATGTGCCGCGGATGAAATGCATACCcggaaaaacaaaacaacagaATCGTTGAAACATTTTGTCAATGACTGAACATTGGTCAAAGAATAACGGCAAATAACAAGGAATAGACATAATGTTAGGGTTTATCATTTCGTTTATTTTTGTATTAGTGGCGATACTATTACTGCGTCAGGACTGGGCCAACATTACTGGCGATGCACCTCAATCGACAGTTCCACCTGCGCGTCTCATAATCAAAGATGAGTTATCACTGTACAGCGGAGAGGAGAACAGTAAGGGCCTTTATCTGGCCATTTTAGGACAGGTGTTCGATGTAGAAAAGGGGATGAAGCATTATGGTCCTGGTGGTGGTTATCGTTTCTTTGCAGGTGATTTTTTAAAATAGTTTTAAATCTACGTGCCAGGGTCCTTTAACAGCGGATCTCTTAATTGTGAACATGCCTGTAGATTATATAACATTCCAAACACGTAAAAATACGAGACGCAGATTTTGTCAGACGTGTGAATACATGTTTATGCTGCTTTCTATTCCCCCTTGTTTTTAAGGTAAAGACGCTTCTCTGGCCTTTGTCACTGGGGACTTCACAGACACTGGTCTGACCGATGACTTGTCTAGTCTGTCCCCTGCTCAGGTGGTGTCCCTGTACGACTGGCTGGCCTTCTATCACAAGGACTACGAGCCTGTCGGTGCGTGTCATACAATGAGTTGTGTTCGAGCGGATCACCTCTACTTTAGTCTACATTCGGTTACTTTTGCTTTAGCGCTCAAATGAGCCCAATGACTGTATGCCAGGCCAGGGTATCTTTATGTGAGGATCCGTGGTCCATTTGATCAATGAACATTTGTCACAAGGTTGATATTATTGCACCCAGTACCTGTTCAATACATTATACAAGTGAAAATACATGATacacttttttggggggtataAATTCCCTTGCGGACTAAACCTTTTAAATACATAATTTCTCAGAATGGGGAAACTATCCAAGCCCGTGATATGGTTTAGTCTACAAGGGACTTCATAAAGAAATGTGTCATGTATTTTCACTTAGACATTGTTAGCCCACAGGACAGGTGTATACAGAGAACCCATTGACAGTATAAGGAAGGTAAGTCCATTAGTGTGAGGTTAAAGTCCCCTATGCTACAGGCAGACTGGTGGGACGGTTCTACAGTGAGCGTGGAGAGCCCACCGAGGCCCTGCTACAGGTGGAGGCAGCCCTGGAGCAGGGGCGGAGACTCAAAGACCAagccttggctgagaagcaacaccTCCCAGCCTGCAACTCGGAGTGGAACGCTGCCAGGAGAGGACGGGTCTGGTGCTCCACCAAGAGGTACTGACGACATGGTGCACAGAGAAACATTGGACTTGTTCGACATTGCAGCCGGCGTCGCAGGCCGACTACGTGGCAGGCAGGCCGACTACGAATCACCTTGCATCTTGGCAAAATGAGTAACTGCTCAttttattatttgtagatcagtcacaATGCACCACGGATTTGATGCGCTCGAACGCGCCCATTGTATTTACTAGCCTATGTGGTGGTGGAGCAACGTGTGCAGGTCCAAACGGTCCCATACTGAAAGATTTCATTACACTTGGGGGAGCCAACATATAAATACGTATTGTTTTCCTGCTATAAAACAGACTGGATAGAATATTCACAGCCGTTATAGCAGTGTTTCCCACGTTTAGTTTTCCCCCCCTAGCactacagctgattcaaataatcaagctTTGGAtcattttaatcagctgtgtagttaGGGCAAAAAAAACAAACGTGCACTGAGTTTGGGGGAAGGCTGCATTACAGAGATGGTCTCTGGAAGTATTATTAGGGAATGAACTGTTTTTTTTAAGCATGAACCTCTGATTTGACTGTTATTTTCTCCTTAGTGGTGGAGTGCAGAGAGACTGGGCCGGCGTACCTAGGAAGCTGTTCTCTCCTGGCTCGGGCcgctctcgctgtgtgtgtgtccagaattCCTCCACGCTGGAAAACCCAAACATTCAGGAGTACGAGGACTGCCCCCCTCACGCGGACTCATGTCCTGTCAGAGAGTAGGGGGTTCTGGGAAGGCTGAGCCTCTTGCAAAAAGACTATAGAATGGCTTATATACTGTTATTTAAAATTCAGGGACTTCCCAAGGTGTCCTAATCAGAATTACTGGGTATTTGATTTATGCCAGTTTGGTTATTTTCAAAGTTGATTTTCTGTTTAGTTCTTTATGCATGCACATTTTTAAGTTCTGTGTAATTAATGTGCAGTATGCCAAATAATTGACACTAACTAGGAATAGAAGGGAAATGTTTACTATTAAATCTGTACATAGACTAGATAGACAAATTAAATTTGTTTCATATGTGTTTTGGTAATTGTCAGATGGGATGTGAAGACAATAAGGACAGATGTGTACCAGGAAGTTGTACTGAAACGTCATCTTAGAAATAAGttcatgttttgttgttgtatgaAAAGTAGAGtgaaaaacaagattctgtgttttatttttgaTTAACTTTATGAAAATTCGTCCTCCCTTTTCTCTAAAAAAAAAAGGACACGGAAGGAAGAGACGGGCTAGATATCTGAGCATAGAGAGAACACAACGTTCAGAAAAGATTAAGAGGCAAAacatttcagttttgtcacaaacaaacaaaaaaaagtagtACAAAGTACAAAGTACAAAACAGTTGTAGTGGTCAAAAATATTATACATTTCTGTACAATTTAACAATGATTATAGTGGACCACTGACGGACCAATGGCCACCACCAACTCCTCTCACATTCTCTCCCCTTATGTCAGAAATGTCATGTGATCTTTGATAAAGTGCACCTGTTAGGTTTTGAAATCCAGATGCATTAAAACATACAGGCTGGTTATCTGGACTAAAGGCCTGAACATGTTCATTGAAagtgctttttttgttgttgttgttgtcctggacTCAtcttaatctgggtctgggaaactagCCTGCCAGGTCAAGACAACACTTGAGGCAATACCAATTGGAGCATGTTACATATAaatcccccacccccccccccccaacaacacCACCTTACTAAAGACCCAGATTTCATGGACTTGGAATGTACACTTTGGTGGTCTGGGAAACCGACACAATTCACAATGATTATAAGACAATACAAAAGTATAGGCTACAAATTAAATGACATGCATAAGCATAATAGGTATTTTATCATAAGTACAATTTCAAAGCAATAATTATTATGCATTTTGGGACTAACAAATCCTCAATGGTAAAGGTGTTCTCAGCCGTTCCAGTTCTGATAGAAAACACCTCACGTGATAGTTGAGTGCCTAGTCCCACTTACCGATGCTCTAAATCTTTACCGTGTGGTCGAGAAACACTTAAGGAGGTTGTTTTATTCCGTCACATTTCAAATCATGTGAATATAATCTCACAAagatttgattttttatttttttaaagcagagGTCTCACTTTAAGTATTGAGTTAATTCAGCAATATATTCAGCAATATATTTAACCCCATTAGTGTTTCATGAACATTTTAATCATTAATTCCATCACTGAATCATCAATTCaaatagatgtatttttttttatatatgaaAAAAATTGTCAACTCCATTCCCTTAAAATCCAACCAACCCGTCTCTTGTTCATATAGAACCAGCCACACGGCCACACGGCTACACGGCCACACGGCCACACGGCCACACAGCTAAGAGAAAATACAGCAGTCCTTTTTCTTCTgaatccatgaagggaagtgaacgAGTGCACATTTCGGGACAAAGGTCGGCTGATTGTAACGGCAGGGCAGGTCTTAAGAGGGCAGCAAGCTCGGCTGCTGTTTCCTGTCTCACCAGCACAGTGCAGGGATGGATTCATTTGATGAGTAGGCCAGCTCGGCTGCTGCACACATGCGGTCTTGTCTGTCTGCTCTCAACCGAGACCAGGGTTAGGGCTCTGACACCATCACGTTCATCACCGATTCTCATGATTCAATCTGACACCATTACATGTTCTTCACTGATTCAATCTGACACCATTACACGTTCATCACTGACTCAATCTGACACCATTACACGTTCATCACTGACTCAATCTGACACCGTCACAAGTTCATCAATGATTCTCATGATTCCTTCAAACACCCGATGAATGATATCAGGGGTCAAATCATGACAATACGATTAACATCTACCTCTCCCcaaccagtccagtccagtccaggaGTCATTGAGTCAAGCCAAGCTACTTTCATTTTATCCCATTTTCACTACGTGattaatttgatttaaaaaaaaaaaaacatgtacaatGTTTTTATATTCTACTTCTTAAGTCCTGTTGGAACATTAGCTAACATGTTTTGATAGACTGGAATGAATAGTACAGAGGTTGTGGTCTGTCTGTAACTCTGTCCAATAACTAGCCCTGGCTGCCACTGCCGAGTCACCCGATCTCCTGTTGTTGCCCAGCCTATGGTGTCGGGGTGgtgggaagatggagggagagaaggatggaggagcaGGCTGTCCACTGCATTAGGACACCCCACCCAGAGTCAGCACGTCGAAGCAGACATCACAGACCCGCACGGGCTTGTTCAGgtcaaacttaatgatggggATCTCTTTTATAGAACACTTGTGGCAGAGCAAGCGGCCGCAGTGACGGCTGGGGTGAGACGAGGGGGGAGGACAAGAGGGGGCCAGGGAGGAAAAAGAAGGAAAACGAGGGAGAAGGGCGAGAAAGAtgagcagagagaacatttggTGAGTAAGGTCTGATATAATAACTTGTCAAAGACAACAGGACTTGGAACTAACAATTTCACTTCTCTCGGGAAGGACAAAAGCAGTCTTTATTAAGAAACTGTTTTTCCGGTACTTACCAGTGATGTTTCCTTGTGGTGACGCCAAACTTGGCAGCACATTCATAACAGTTTGATCCATCACACCACGGGGGCTCTTTGGACAACATatctaaaaaaaaacaacacacaaaacacatagTGAGAATGGCCCCACCATCCTCTTAAAAATACCTATTCAAAATGTATTGACCCGAGTGTCAATAAAAATCAGGATTATTCCAAGGATCCAATGTAAACTCTTCTCTATACCTAAATGATATGTCAAAGCAGGTGACCTAATGTGAACTATGTGCTGTAGGTCCTCTACACTGAAATACGGTATGTAACACCAACAGCAGATCCATTCCAGGTGTGACCGAGCGTCTAACCTAGGAGGCGGAAGAGCAGCTGCTTGGTGGCTACTTGGTAGTTGAAGATGTTGATTCCCTGGTTGTTGTTGAGGCCCATACGTGCACCAGACCTCACGATGGCACGACACAGGTTAGCGTTGCCCTTCATGTAGGCCAACAACAGAACTGAGGAACCCCAAAAAAATGATTGATGTTATTCTCTAGAACATATATACCTCTTGGTTCCTTTAATTTAGTATTATTCGCTATTGTAAGAGAGAATGTGCTCCCAAATAATTTACCTGGTTAGATAAAGAGGATAAATAAATATCATTATAATGGCTTATAACGAGTCAAACATTTGAGACTAACTAAGCAAGTTGTTAGTCAGGACAGAAACACTAAACCCAAAGGAGCCTTAATCCAATCAGTCAGATAGAGATTGAAGCAGAACCCTGCTCTCCTTCCTACCGGTGTTCCCTTCATTGTCCACTTTGTCCAGAGGGTACTCAGGCATACACTCCAAGAAAAGCTCAAAGATGGCCGCCGCATTCTCTTTCCCATATTGCCCCAAGACGTGCATCGGTGACTGGCCCCTACAAAACAGACAAGTGTTCAGTGAATAAAAACACAATAAACCTTTTGTGTAATGGCCATTAAGAGCAGCACCATGGCTGAAGTTATGAATCGGTGAGAGCAGGAGCGCACCGGAGATTGAAGGCCTCTGCGTCGATGTTGGACTCTGTGAGAAGGGCTCGCACATTATTAAGCCGACCCTGCATTACGGCCAGGTGCAGAGCTGAGGACGGACAGGACAAGAGAAAACAAAACCGTGAGGAAAAACAGGGAAAAAGGAGTTTAAAAAGAGTCAGTAAGTAAGCCGGAACAGCCCACTTGGGGCAGAAGCCCATCACATCTCCCGTTTTTGTAGCGCGAGACAACTTGATGTCCACTAGAGTTAAAAAGGCCCTTATTTGTCAGGCAAGTATCATAAACAGCAGATTAGGGGTGCTGACCTGATGAATCAGGGCCATGACGGCTCAGGGCCATGACGCCTCGGGGCCATTACGGCTCAGGGCCATTACGGCTCAGGGCCATTACGGCTCTGGTTTCCATATAGTGACGGAACTTATTTTAACAATGCATCTGTCCTACAACGCTCTAAAATTTAACATGCGTTTCCCAAAAAACACCACGCAGACAGAACGTTCGCTAAGAGCGCCGTTATAAGgcatgtgtcgatactgataggataaaaagaaaggaagcgctgctctcggatcagctttctccctttcaaatcttaccttaatattataattattctacaatactgacgacggatcagctcctagagagatacTATCACCTACGGCTGCAAAATATTGGAGCGGCTTATTCTAATGCCTACCATATAATAACGGACTAACTCAAGATTTGACACATCGTTGATCACGTTatacatcatgaaatatattgagacaaaaaTTATAGTAGCGTACAAATAGCTAAATAAAACTCAATTGAATGAacatgaaatgcatttcaatataTAGATCTATGTAGTCTACACTGTGTTTGTCTTATAATAGTCCTCTTGGTTTTCATTTGTCTTTCGCTTGTTTGTAACAGTCTCAAAGACActggcaactttgtatttgtagtcattCGTTCTGAAGTTATCAgaggtcacagagagacagaaacatcttgaTCTCGTGTTTAGCAGAGATCTCGTGTTTAGCAGAGATCTCGTGTTTAGCAGAGATCTCGTGTTTAGCAGAGATCTCGTGTTTAGCAGAGATCTCGTGTTTAGCAGAGATCTCGTGTTTAGCAGAGATCTCGTGTTTAGCAGAGATCTTGTGCTTAGCAGAGATCTCGTGCTTAGCAGAGATCTTACAGAGATCTCATGTTTAGCAGAGATCTTGTGTGTATAAAAGTGACGCTGAAGGGCAAATAATTTTGTCTTTTTTTAAAAAAATCACCTAAAGACGCACTTCTCTGTTCTACGATTGGTCAGTCGTTAAATAACAAGCCGTTTCAAGCGCAACGTTAATAACGATGGTTTTGGGGAAACGTCTCTGAGATGTAACGATGTTCCTTCAAaaaggttctaacgatgaacttagccATAAGAAGATTTTGGGAAACCGGGGGGCCTGTACCGTTGTTGCCATTCTCGTCCACAGCGGTGAAGTCCACTCCGTTTTCCAGCAGCACAGAGCAGATAGTGGCCAGGTCCTGCTGGGCTGCCAGGTGTAGAGCGGTCTGTCTGTGTTTGGTCAGCTCATTCACTTTGGCCCCGGCCAGCAGCTGCAGTGGACATACTAGAGTCAGAcaccagtctcacacacacacactcacgttgCGTTCCAGGTTGTCTCTTTTATAGTTGCGTATCTCATAAGAGGATGTTAACGCGGTTCCGGTCGTGTTaaacgcttcaccatctgaccaTCTGCACGCCGCGGCTGCAATTAAGATGAAAGTCCCAGACAGACGTGTGGCTCTAAGACATTGGAGTTAATGACAACGTAACGACTGTCAAAAAACACACAACTTGAGACCACCACACGCCATACTAAGCCAAGCCATGGAGCACGTTGATTGACCAGCGAGTGGTCAAGCCCTCGTTACACCTACagcttattattatttttttatcaaaaCAGCCCTTTCACGCCATCGCCAGCTATTTCGCCCACGATTCCCGCTGTGTGATAATTatttctgtcactcatgggagcGCCACGTGAGAGCACCAGAAGTCTACCGTTATGTTTGTTCAAATAGAGCCCACAGACAGTCAGCTATCCTGACAGAAGAACAGCttcgtcctttaaaagttgcagcgtacTAC carries:
- the LOC110533314 gene encoding neuferricin, which gives rise to MLGFIISFIFVLVAILLLRQDWANITGDAPQSTVPPARLIIKDELSLYSGEENSKGLYLAILGQVFDVEKGMKHYGPGGGYRFFAGKDASLAFVTGDFTDTGLTDDLSSLSPAQVVSLYDWLAFYHKDYEPVGRLVGRFYSERGEPTEALLQVEAALEQGRRLKDQALAEKQHLPACNSEWNAARRGRVWCSTKSGGVQRDWAGVPRKLFSPGSGRSRCVCVQNSSTLENPNIQEYEDCPPHADSCPVRE